TTTAAGGCTACTGAAGAACCGTCGGGCAATGTGAACTGCGCGGTTACGCCGGCGGGTACTTCGTGCGTTATGGTACGTGTGCCATACCATGCGATAGCAAGGGCGAGGATGACGAGTGTCGCGGCTACTTTCCAGGTTTGCCGCAATACGTACATGGTCGCTGATTTCTGCACGGGTGTGGCCTTGCGCAACTGCTGTTCGAACTGGGCCACGGCGTCGTCAACTGCAGCACCAGGCATGGCCGGCGCATCTTTTGCCGTGATCGCCCACACTTTCTCCAGTGCCGCTTTTTCATCGGGCTGCTCGCGATTGAGCGAGTCCTGGACGTCTTTGGGTATCGTAGCTTTTGGTTTCATGCTTGAAGTAGCTTGGCGTCGAAGGACTGAAGGCGGTCTCTTAGAAAGCGCAGGGCAGCAACCAGATGGTTCTCGACCGTTTTGATCGAGATGTCCATGACCTCCGCAATTTCTTTGTAAGAGAGGTTGGCGTATCGGCTCAGTTCAAATACTTCGCGCCGACGTGCCGGCATTTCGTTTACCCAGGTTTCGATTTTTGCCTGCATGAGCGCGCCGTGTGTGGTAGAGGCCGGGTCAGCAGAGCGCGTTGGTTCGGGGATGTGTTGCATCAACCGCTCGTGGGTTTTGTCATCGCGGATGGCATTCAGGCAGAGGTTACGTACGCTTTTGTAGAGCAGCGCCCGGATGTTTGTATCTGCTGCGGTAAGGCTACGCCGGCTCCAAAGCCGCAGAAATGCTTCCTGTACGGCATCTTGCGCGCGCACCTCATCTTGCAAGAACCGCGAGGCATAGTAGTGCAGTTCTTCGTAGTGCTGTCTATACAAATTGGTGTAGTGCTGCTCAGACAGCACTGCATGTTTTTGGGACAACGCTTCAGGTGGGTGCTGATTGACAAGAATACCGAGCGCCGGCTTCATCGGCCTGACTGTATACTCCGCTGGCTTCAGGATGGTCTCCATAGCGATTGTTCGGTTTCCGCGTAGCATCTGCTAAAGAGGGGGATTATCGCTCCTGGACGTGAATCCAGATTGCAGGATGCATGCCGGCAAACACGCCAATGTTGTTGCTCATATTGGTCTTGATTCGCACAGCTTCTGCAAAAGGGTTTTGTAACGATTCGTTTTGCAGTTTCAGCGTGCGGTGGTAATCATGGAATGATTGGGTGACGGTTGAAAACTCGATCACCTGCTGGCACTGGAGTTCTGGCGGCGAATTGGTGCTGGCGCCACAAATGTCGTCAGCTACCTCGATTACAATTTCTTTGCGCTCGCCATCGAAAAATGCATCACTGAATGTGATGCCATCATCCTGGATCTGGGATGGATTGTTGTCGCCAATCAAGTCGTCGGGGTCGGCGCCAAACAGGTCGTCTTGAAGATTGGAAACAAGCTCAAAACCTGAGGTTGTAGAGATGATGAAGGTGGTTAACGTATCGATGGTCCGGTAGTGATGTCTGAGGTTGTAGTAGTTGTCCTCGCCGGCCGGATCGTCAAATACAATGCGGATTTCACCACGAACACCCAGTTCGTCACTGGCCGTTTGAGGCGTATAGACGGCTTCCTGTATGGCAACAGGCGCAGGAATATGATCTGTACCCGTAACCGTTTCATAGCCTTCAGCGCTTACTTCTACGCTATACGTTTGGCCAGCGACCGGCCGGAACGTTTTCGATTTGTAGCGCGCTACCAGTCGGTTACTTTCATTGTTGCCGGGAGAATCAGTCGGCAGCGGCGTAAGGATAAAGCCACCATTCAGCCAAAATAAATCTTTATAAGGCAGCACTTCGAGCACCTCGCCATCAGCAAGAACGGCTACCCTGGCGTTGGTAACGGCCTGCGGTTTGTTACTCCCAATGAGCGGCGCATTGGTGTTTACGTAGACTTCGATGAGGCTATCTGGCTGGAAAATACCATTCACCACAAGCGCAGGTTCTGGTTCTGGCAAGCTGGCTTCAAGGATGAAGTCTTCCTGGCAGCCCATGCTACCGATTGTGATTGCCAACAGGCCTATAAATGCAAAACGTTGAAAGCTCATATCTTAAAATTCGAAAGCGTAGCTGAAAGAGGGCAGGAAGGGAAAAAGGCTGGCTTGTTTGAGCACAAACTCCGTGTCATCCACAAAGCCACCCCCACTTTCACCAAGGTTCTCTTCTACAAAAATGAAGTACGGATTGCGCCGGTTGTAGGTGTTGTAGGCACCAAGCGTGAGTACATGGTTACCCCGCGGAGTTGGCCATGTAAAGTTGGCGCCAATGTCCAGGCGGTGGTAAGCCTGCATCCGGTACCCGTTGCGTGGACCTACGCGTTCAGCGTCTATGTTGGTTGCCTCGATAAGACTGTCGTAGGTGATATTCGAAATAACACCGGGACTGAAGCGCGCTGTGCTGATGGTGACCGCTGCGCCTGTGCCGTAGACCCATGAGCCGGATAAGCTGAGGCGGTCGGAAAGGTGGTGCACTAGGGTAAGTGCTACGTCGTGCCGCCTGTCGTATCTAAAGGGGAAGGTCTCGCCGTTGTTTAGGTTTTCAAACGTTCGATCGGAGCGGGACAGCGTGTAACCCAGCCACCCCGTAGTGCGGCCCGTGCTTTTCTGGATAAATAGCTCGATGCCGTACGACGTCCCTTCGCCGGCTTCTACATTGTCTTGCCAGTCGTTCGACGCACCAAGAAAGTTTGCCCCTTCTTTGTACTCGATGATGTTGTCCATCGTTTTGTAGTACGCTTCAAGACTCACCTCAAAAGCATGCGATGTACTATGCGCGAGGCCAACTGTAAATTGCTCAGAACGTTGGGGCGCGACATTGTCTGTAGCCGGCACCCAAAGATCGGTGGGCAGCCCTAGTCCACTGTTCACCAGCAAGTGGATGTACTGCGACATACGGGCATACGAGGCTTTTAACGACCAGCCGGCTGCCACCCGAATCCTTGCTGCAACGCGTGGTTCAATGTCGTTATAGGTTGTACCGTTTACCGCGTACAGCGACCCGCGGAGTCCAAGGTTGAGGCCGAGCACGCGTCCAATTTTAATATCGTCTTCTACGTAAATGGCGGCTTCCAGGGTGTTGAGATTGGAGACCGGGACGATGAGTGTATCCTGGCGCGGGGTGTCGACAGGGCCATCGTTTAATTGCAGGGTGCCGGTGGCGAAGTTGTGGTTTGTAATCTGGGTGCCGAAGCGGATATGATGGGCCGGCGAGGGAATAAAGTCAAAGTCGATTTTCCCGCCTATGTCTTCTACCCCCGAGTCATACAGCAGGCGGTAGCGCTCCTGGACCAATTCATTTTCGACCCTTCGAAAGCGTACGTCGTCTTGTTTCGTTTCCAGGTTGTAGCGGCTGTATAGCAGCGTGGTGTTGCTGAAGAGCTTATCTGAAAACAGATGATTCCAGCGGATCGTGGCAATGGTGTTGCCCCAACTGATACCAAACTGGTTGCGCGGTGAGACATTCTCTCCGCTATCAAAGTCATTGACCTGCTCGTACCGATCACTGCCACCATAAACGCTGGCAAAGATGCGATCTTTCGACGAAAAGCGGTGGTTTAGTTTGCCGTTGAAGTCGAATAAGGCGTAGGCCGGATAGTCGTTGGCATCTGTGAAGGGCGCAATAAACACGTCGACGAGCGATCGCCGGCCTGAGAAAATAAACGAGGTTTGATCTTTTTTTATTGGACCCTCGAGGGTCAGGCTGCTGGCTGCCAGTCCAAGCGAAGCTGCACCCGAGAGCTCCTTCATATTGCCCTCCTTCATGCTGATGTCGATCACCGAAGAGAGCCGGCCACCGTATCTGGCGGGGAAGCCGCCTTTGAGCAGGGTGACATCATTTAGGGCCCGGGCATGAAAAATGGAGAGAAAGCCAAACAGGTGGGAGGGGTTGTATACAGTGGCACCATCTAGTAAAAACAGGTTCTGGTCCACGCTGCCGCCTCGTACGTAAATGCCTGTGGTACCTTCGTTGCCAGATTGTACGCCCGGCAACAACTGCACAGCGCGGAGTACATCTGGCTCCCCAAGTAAAGCCGGCATGTCCTGCACCTGTTCTACAGGGAGCCGTACCATACTCATTTGGGTCCGTTCATCTATGGAGGCTTCCACTTCTCCAATTACAACCAGGGTGTCGAGTCCCAGGGATGCGGGGGTAAGCGAGATATCCAGGGTCCGGTCCTGGTTTAAGTCAAAATCGAACAGCTCTTTTTCATAGCCGACATAGGAGGAGACCAGCGAAACGGGGCCCTCTTTAAGGGTGAGGCTGTAGAAGCCGTATGCATTGGATGTAACGCCGGCTTCTGCATTGCGGTCATATACCGTGGCATAAAGTAGGGCCTCACCCGTACGCGCATCCCTTATAAATCCGCTGATGGTATGTTTAGATGGACTGTCAGAGGCGGGCGGTTTAAGAACAACTTTATAGGTACCTGTGGCTGTACTTTCAATGTCCAGGTTTGTATTTGCCAAAATGCAGCGGAGTACGGCTTCGACAGGGGCGTTACTGATGGCACAATTCGTCAGGAGATCCGCCACAAGCTCAGACGTAAACCCGATACCTACCTGGGTATCCAGTGACACCTGGGTTAAAGCCTCTGCTACCGGTTTATTTTCAAAAGTATAGCTGAACAGGGTGCTGTCTGGCCTGGCCGGCGATTGTGCGCTTGCCGTTTGCAGGGCAGCAGGCATCAGCAAGAAAATCAGGGCAAAGAGACGGTACATGTATTGTAATGGCAGGCGCAATTGTGCGCAATGTGTAATCAGGGTTAGTTTGGTAGTGAAACCCGTAAGTCCACAATCCCCCCTATACAAAGAATCATTTTTTTACGTTGGTGTGCAAGAGGAGAGATCAACCAATTACCCATTGTGCCGTAGAGCACCAAAGATGCATGTTTAATCCCACCTGCTGTTATGCGTAATGCCCTTCGTTATTTATTGATTGGCGTGGTACTGCTGTTGATTCTAGTGCCGGCTTTTTTACTTGGTCCGTATTTTTTGCGGGTTGAGCAATTCACTGCAAACCCGGCTAAAGGCTACCACGCTGATTTCTTTCTGTACGTATCTCCGCAGGCAAAAAGTCTGGCAAAAGCCGGCAAGCCTCTAACCATCCTTGTGCAGCCCAACAATTCGGGTATCAACTCGGATGATGCTGAAGTGCACGTAAAAGATGCCCGCTGGATGGGGTTTGGCCGGCATTTCCTTGCGAACGAACTTGGGGTTGCGCTCCTTGTGCCGGCTTTTGTGCGGCCGGGGGAGGACTGGCACATCTACACCCATGCACTGGACCGGGATGTATTAACAACCAGCCGTGCGGACCTCGGCCGGCTTGATCTGCAGTTGATTGCCATGATCGATGCAGCGCGCGCCCATCTGGAATCAAAGGGCCTTGAATCGCGGCCCAGGGTGTTGTTGCAAGGCTATTCCGCCAGTGGGATGTTTGCCAACCGGTTTACAGCATTGCACCCAGACCGTGTTATGGCAGTTGCTGCCGGCTCTCCCGGTGGCTGGCCGATTGCGCCGGTGGCATCGTCTGACGGTACATCATTGCCTTATCCTATTGGGGTGGCAGATCTCGCAACACTCACTGGAGCTGCATTCGATAGTACAGCGTATGCCCGCGTGCCACAACTCATTGTGATGGGTGGGGAAGATGAGAACGATTCTGTGGACTATACCGATGGCTGGGACACGCCCCATGCAGCACTTGTAGATAGTTTGTTTGAAGCGGATCCGGTAGCGCGCTGGCCGCATGCGATGACACTGTACAACGCAGCCGGCACCAATGCCCGGTTTACACTGGTGCCAGGCATCGGGCACGATCGGCGGGCGCTACAGCCTTATTCGACAGCCTTTTTTGAGGAAGTATTGGGTGGATTGTAATTTGGTATGTTGTTTATGCTGAATAATCGTTCTGGCAGGTTATACTTATGCTTTATTGGTGCCGGCTAAATTTTATGCTACTTGCATTTCTGTTAGTATTTCTGATTCCAGAGGATGGATACGCGCAGTTTACGCAACCCGTAGAACCTCGATATCCAGATGTTGGCGCAGTTGCTTATGCGCCGGCCGATCCCGAAGGTTCGCGCGGTCATCTGCTAGATCTATATTTACCTGGTGATGCAGCCAGCCCTGCACCCGTTGTCATCTATACGGGCGGTTCTGCGTGGTTTTCTGATGATACCAAAGTAGCTGCTCGTAATGTATTGTTTCGATTTAGCTCTCAAGGGTATGTAGTAGCCGGGGTTTCCATTCGTGCGAGTACGCAGGCGAAGTTTCCTGCGCAAGTCCACGACATTAAAGCCGCTATCCGCTGGATTCGCACCCATGCCGCCAAGTACAACATCGATCCAAACAAAATTGCCATTATGGGTGACAGTTCGGGCGGATGGGCGAGCGTTATGGCGGCTGTTACGGGCGATGTGCCTGCATTGGAGGGTGACCTGGGCGAAACAGGCGTGTCGAGTGCCGTGCAGGCTGCAATAGCGTTCTACCCACCAACAAATTTTCTGGAGATGGATAACTGGGCGGTCCGACCCTGCAAACCCGGATTAGCCATGGGAGAAGGGTTTCGGACAGGCGAGTTTTGCCATGATGATCCTTCGTCACCTGAATCGAGTTTGATTGGTTGTCCGATTCAGGACTGTCCGGCGAAAACGTTGGAAGCAGATCCGGCTGCGTACATTTCACCGGCGGACCCGCCCATCATGATTCTGCATGGTCAATCAGATTTGCTCGTACCACATCACCAGGGGGAGCGCCTTTACATGGCGCTGAACAAAGCATGTAACGAGGCTGTGTTTGTTAGTTTGCCGCTGGCCGGCCACGGTCCTGTGAAAGCATTTCTGCAGCAAGATGAGGTTCGTGCTGGCGCGACAATGCGTCGTACACAAAAAGAGGGCTGCATCGCCTCAGCGCCAGCGTTGGTCACACCGGACTGGCAAATGATCTACGATTTTCTAGAAACGCACTTGAAGGATTGAGCGGCTTTGGGATGGTTGCTCGGGCCCAGTTACAAAGCTTTTACAGAGTCCAATTCGATCAGGGACGTTTTGATTTTGGCATCGATTACCGTATCGGAATAGTCCTCAATGAGTCCGATGAGAATGTGCGCGGCCTTTTCGCCAACCTGGTAGCCCGTGTGCAAGAGGTGGGTTACGTTTGGGTAGAGAAATAGTGGGGCCTGCCCGTCGCTAATGGCAATCAAAGAGCACGTCTCCGGAATGCTGTATCCACGTTGGTTGAGGAAATGGTGGGTCCAAACCAACAACTCATCCGACATCGTGAAAAAAGCCGTTGCATACTCAATTTTGGATAAAGACTGCTGCATTTTTGTCGCATCAGGGATCGATATGATGCGTTTTTGAGAGAGCGGAATGCCGTTATGAGCATGTGCTTCGCGAAAGCCACGAATCCGCTCTCGGCTGATGGCCATTTTAGTGTCGGCAAAAATGCCAACAATTTCTTTGTGTCCTTTCTGAATCAGGTAGTTGGTTGCTTTAAAGGCTGCTTCCTGATCGTCAATGTTTACCGTAGAAAAGGCGTCGTTTTCGATGAGTTTATCGAAGAGCACCACTGGAATTTCGTTGTTTTGCAGGGGGGCCAGATGTGAGAGATTGTTTGTCTCTGTGCTCACCGATAGCAAAACCCCATCAACAGAAAGGTTCAGGCAATACTGGATCAGTTGCTTTTCTTTCCACAATGAATTGTCGGATTGCAGCACGATCAGGGAGTAGTCTTTGGCTTCCACAACCTTATTTATGCCATTCATAAGAGAGGGCATAAAAAACATATTCATTTCTGGCATAATCAGGGCGATCAGCTTCGAGTGCCTGGACCGCAAATACTTGGCTCGCAGGTTAGGGATGTAGTTCATGCCCTGTGCAACATCTTTGACGCGTTGTTTGGTTGCGTCGCTAATATCCGGATGGCCGGCGAGTGCCCTTGATACGGTAGAAGGAGAGAGGCCGAGGAGCTTCGCGAGGTCTTTTAAAGTGGTTCTTTTCATGCCCAAAAAAGTAGTTGGCCAGGTTAGGTTGAGGCAAAATTGTGGTCGAAACAGGATGGCGGTATTCCTAAAGTTCGACAGATATTTAGTTTTCTATAAAAAGTTATCCACAGAAAACGTTTGCACAAACGTTTGCAACGGAAGCGCTTCCGAAATGCTCTTGAATTAAAATAATGTTAGAAGTACCATGGTGACAATTCAAGTGATCAGTCCATTTTTCGATAAAAATGTGCAAACAACTTTGCGAAAGTACTGAATTTATCCCGCAATTATTGCAGGTAAAAGAACTTGTTTAATTATCGGCACAACGCTTTGCACCTGAAAAGCACGAAAAACGCCGTGCATGCAAACTGGGCAATACACTCCACCAATGTGCCACGATTTTTTAATGACCATACCAAGAGCACGATGAAAAAGAATTTGGTCCTAGCATTTACTTCTATCATGATGTGGGTTCTGCCAATGAGCGCGTTTGCGCAGCAGGACTACACGATCTCGGGCGTTGTCTCCGATGCTGATGGGGCGCCACTGGCCGGCGCTACCATTCGCGTTGACGGAACGACCTCGGGTGCTGCCACGGATCTCGATGGCGCGTACGTTTTTAATTTCACGGGCCAGAGGGCTGGCAATGTAGCGCTGAAACATTGCAGGCCCTCTCTCTAAGGCTATTAACCCATTACGCGCAATTGGTATGATAGAAGCGAATCTGGAAGCGATAGACTACCTCATCATTGGGCTGTACGTCGTCTTCGTCATTGGTCTCGGATTTTATTTTCGGAAGAAGCAGCAATCAGAATCCGACTATTTTCTTGCCGGCCGATCTTTGTTATGGCCCGTGATCGGGTTTTCTCTTTTTGCTTCCAACATGGGCAGCATCAGCCTGGTTGGACTGGCAGAAAGCGGGTTCAGGTCCGGATTTGCGGTATTTAGCTATGAGTGGATGGCCTCCTTTGTGCTCATCCTCTTTGCCGTCTTCCTGCTACCGTTCTACCTGAAAAACAAAATCTATACGGTCCCGCAGTTCCTGGAACTCCGATACGGGCCTTTTGCACGCTCATATTTCTCCATCGTTACGATTATCCTGAACGTGTTTATCGACATTGCGTCTGGCCTTTTTGCCGGCGCCATTGTCATCAAAATGGCGTTTCCAGACCTGAGTTTGATTGCTATTGTCTGGATTATTTCAGCTATCGCGGCCCTGTATACCCTGCTTGGTGGTCTGGCATCTGTGGTGTATTCGGATACCATTCAGGCCATATTGCTGCTGGTCAGTTCGGCGGTAATGACGGTGATTGCGTACCAGAAAGTTGGCGGATGGGACCAGATTGTACAAAGCGTCGATCCGGTGATGCTCGATATTGTGCGTCCGATTGGCGATGAGACGTTGCCGTGGCCCGGCCTGTTTGCCGGCGTGTTTTTACTCGGGTTTTATTTCTGGACCACCAACCAGTTTATTGTTCAGCGTGCATTAGCAGCTAAAGATATCCGGCAAGGGCAGTGGGGTGCCTTGCTCGCCGGATTTCTGAAGCTGCTCACGCTGTTCATTATGGTCTTGCCCGGTGTTATGGCCTTGATGTTGTACCCCGAATTGGATGATGCAAAGAACGCGTACCCTACCCTAGTATTTGACCTGTTACCAACGGGGCTTTTGGGACTAACGCTGGCTGGTTTTATCGCGGCCCTGATGTCTAGCGTCGACAGCGGACTCAACGCTGCTGCTACGTTATTTACCATCGACTTTTATAAGAAGCGGAACCCGGATGCAGCGCCGGTAAAGGTGTTGCGTGTGGCCAAAACCATGATTCTTGTGTTTATGGTGGTTGCCGCGCTTTGGGCGCCTCACATCAACTCGTTTGAGTCGTTTTGGGATTATTTACAGATGGTGTTGTCGTTTCTTTGTCCGCCCGTTGTTGCGCTCTTCCTGTTTGGCTTGTTTACAAAGCGGGTGAATGCCCGTGGTGCAAACGCAGCCATTATTGTAGGTATTGTGCTGAGTCTGGCCGGCGTGGTTTACAAGGTTATTGCCGCGCTGTATCTGGATGGGAAAGATGTGCTGCCGCATTATCTGTACCTCGCGGGCATTATCTTCATTGCCTGTACCATTGTTTTGTTTGTGGTCAGCGGGCTTTCGAAGGAGCACGAAGCCGATAAAGACTGGGACAAACTGCTGTGGACGCCGGCCTATTTCCGAAAAGAGTCTGCAGCACTGGCTGATGTCCCATTTTACAGTAACTACAGGTACCAGGCCGTAACCCTCCTTGCTTTGATTATTTTAATGTTGATTGTCTTCTAATTGAGAGGAGAAATTGGAGATCTATAAAGAGGCAAGAGCACTGTTGGGTAAGCTGAGTGGTCCGCATGGGATTCGGGCGTCATTGTCTGAAAAGGCGAACTACGCAGCTGTGTTTACCCGGGATGCCGTGATGGCTGGGATTGCTGGCTTGCTATGTGAGCTGGATGATGTTGCTGATGGATTAGTGCGAAGCCTTGAGGAATTGCGCAACCTGCAGGGGCCACAGGGGCAAATTGCATCGAACTTTACGTACGTAGATGGGGTGTTCTCGCGGGTGAGTTTTGGTACGCTGAGTCCCAAAGTAGATGCCGCCACATGGTACGTGGTTGGGGTCTGTTTTGGAATTGCACAGGGCCGGCTGCGAGCGGATGAGTGGCGGGAATCTGTAGAAAAAGTGATCGCGCTTTTGGATGCAATGGAGTACAACGGCCGGCACTTGATTTATGTGCCGATGGGCGGCAATTGGGCGGATGAATACATCGACGAGGGGTATGTGTTGTATGATCAGGTGTTACGCGCCTGGGGACTACAACTGGCGGGAGACCTGTTCGATAAGGCTGCCTGGCGCGAGAAAGCAACCACGATCTGGGAGGTAACTCGGATCAACTATTGGCCGCAATCGGACTATACCGGTCACCCCCTGGCATCCCATACAACGATCATGGGCCGGCAAGCATTGGACGCGCGTGCATACCCGTGTTCGTGTTTTACACCAGCAGGTTACCGGCACACATTTGATCTGGCTGCTTGCTGTCTGTTGACTATTGCTTCACCGCTGGAACTGGAAAACGCAAAAACGCTCGACTGGATTGAAACAGCGTTTCTTGATGCCAATCGATTGCCGCCGGCGTTCTATCCTGTTATTGCAGCAGGTGATGCCGGCTGGGAAGCGTTGTCGAACTACCACCTGTTCGATTTTAAAAACAAGCCGCATCATTACCACAATGGCGGAATTTGGTTGATCTGGCTTGGGTGGCTTGCGCTGGCCTTTTACGAAAACGGCAGAACGGACGCCCTGGCAAAACTCGGGCAACGCGTAGACGCAGTTATCGCCGGCCAGGAAAACTTTGCATATGAAGAGTACTTCGATGGCCTGGCATTAAAACCGGGCGGTGAAAAGCGGATGGCCTACTCTGCATCTGGTTTATTGATGCTGCAGAAGGCCCGTAGTTCAGAAATTAGCGGGAGGTTGAAAGATGCTTGGCGATAAAATCCTGATTAAGCCAGAGTACTATGCGCTTGCTCGTACGATCTTTTCAACGCTTGAAAAGGAGCCGTTTATGCAAGCAACGCAACGCTGCGTAATCGGCATTGGTGGCGAATCAGGTAGTGGAAAATCCGTTACTGCAACGTGTCTCAGATCGTTGATGGATGAGCAAGGGATCGGAGTGCATATTTTACATCAAGATGATTATTTCATACTGCCGCCGCTTCAGAATCATTTGAATAGGAAGGCAGATTTGAAAAATGTCGGTATGCACGAAGTGGATACCGAAAAGCTGCAGCATAACATCGATAGCTTTCTCGCAGGTGCTGAAGCTGTGCAGGCACCGTTGGTGGATTTTAACCGCGACACCATTACCCATCGCACCTTTGCTTTCGACGACGCACAAGTCTTGATTGTAGAAGGCACGTATGTGCTCGCTCTACAGAATCTCAATGCCCGTATTTTCCTCTCCCGAAATTACGAAGATACCCGGCATCTGCGTACACTAAGAAATCGAGATACACACGTCGAGGCAGATTTCATAGATCGAATACTTGAAATTGAGCACCAGATTATCAGCCAGTTTGCAGATACAGCGTCGATGGTCATCGATAAATCATATCGTATTAAAGGCAACTCATCCGTCCAGCCCAGAGCTGGGCTTAGCTGAATATAAATTCATTTTCAATGAGGCGAGCGGGGTGCAATTAAAAAGTGCGGCCTGAGCTTTTCTTTTTGTTGGCGACAATTTGCATGTGGCCTGCAAGGGTGGTAACTCCATTTGTAGGGGCTTCCTTGCCTTGGTTGGTGCAGACCTCCCTTACTTGATCATTTCTTCAGGGCTAGTCATGGCCCATCGATACTTCAGTAAAGGTACATTTGTGCGTAAATCGGTCTGGCAGGTGGGGGTTGTACCTCGTTGTTTACGGTTGCTAAGGGTGCATTTCGTGCACGCATACTGCGTTTATCTCCTCCTGAACCTGAAAAAAATCAATAAAATCAGCAAAAAACGATCAGTTGTGGTATATGTGATCGTTTTTATTTTTTATTTTCAGAAATAATTGAAACTAAAGCGTTCTATTGCGTATATTATAATCGGAGTTAGTAGGTGAGGTGTCGCTTGCGAGCTCCTGATAAAATCAACAGTCGGCACTTTAGTAAGGTGTGTTATTATGGCTCGACGTTTACATAAAGAAGACGCCGTGGACCAGCTCCAGTCTGATGCGCGTCGATTTAGAGCAACCTTGGAGGGGATGAGTGATGAGGAGTTGATGGAGCAGTTCCAAACCGGTTGTGTGGAAGCGTTCAATATTATTGTAGATCGCTTCTCAGATCGTTTAATGCAGTACCTGCGCGGGTTTCTTAAAGACGAAAGCCAGTGTCAGGATATGCTGCAGGAAACGTTCATGCGCGTATACCGGAATCGGCATTCATACACGCGTATTGCGCGGTTGTCTACCTGGAT
The genomic region above belongs to Bacteroidota bacterium and contains:
- a CDS encoding sodium:solute symporter, whose protein sequence is MIEANLEAIDYLIIGLYVVFVIGLGFYFRKKQQSESDYFLAGRSLLWPVIGFSLFASNMGSISLVGLAESGFRSGFAVFSYEWMASFVLILFAVFLLPFYLKNKIYTVPQFLELRYGPFARSYFSIVTIILNVFIDIASGLFAGAIVIKMAFPDLSLIAIVWIISAIAALYTLLGGLASVVYSDTIQAILLLVSSAVMTVIAYQKVGGWDQIVQSVDPVMLDIVRPIGDETLPWPGLFAGVFLLGFYFWTTNQFIVQRALAAKDIRQGQWGALLAGFLKLLTLFIMVLPGVMALMLYPELDDAKNAYPTLVFDLLPTGLLGLTLAGFIAALMSSVDSGLNAAATLFTIDFYKKRNPDAAPVKVLRVAKTMILVFMVVAALWAPHINSFESFWDYLQMVLSFLCPPVVALFLFGLFTKRVNARGANAAIIVGIVLSLAGVVYKVIAALYLDGKDVLPHYLYLAGIIFIACTIVLFVVSGLSKEHEADKDWDKLLWTPAYFRKESAALADVPFYSNYRYQAVTLLALIILMLIVF
- a CDS encoding glycoside hydrolase 100 family protein, with amino-acid sequence MEIYKEARALLGKLSGPHGIRASLSEKANYAAVFTRDAVMAGIAGLLCELDDVADGLVRSLEELRNLQGPQGQIASNFTYVDGVFSRVSFGTLSPKVDAATWYVVGVCFGIAQGRLRADEWRESVEKVIALLDAMEYNGRHLIYVPMGGNWADEYIDEGYVLYDQVLRAWGLQLAGDLFDKAAWREKATTIWEVTRINYWPQSDYTGHPLASHTTIMGRQALDARAYPCSCFTPAGYRHTFDLAACCLLTIASPLELENAKTLDWIETAFLDANRLPPAFYPVIAAGDAGWEALSNYHLFDFKNKPHHYHNGGIWLIWLGWLALAFYENGRTDALAKLGQRVDAVIAGQENFAYEEYFDGLALKPGGEKRMAYSASGLLMLQKARSSEISGRLKDAWR